TTATTTGGTTATGCTGGTGGTGCGTTTACAGGGGCAAAAAAAGATGGGAAACTAGGCAAGTTTCAATTGGCTGATGGTGGGACATTGTTTTTGGATGAAATTGGTGATATGTCGTTAAATGCACAAGTTAAAATTCTTCGTGTTCTGCAGGAAGGAGAAGTGGAGGTGCTTGGTTCAGAAACGACACAAAAAGTGGATGTGCGAATTATCGCAGCAACAAATCAAAATTTAGAGCAGTTAATTGAAGAAAATCGCTTTCGAGCGGATTTATTTTACCGTATCAATGTCGTTCCAATTGAAATACCTCCATTGCGGGAAAGACCGGAGGATATCCGCGTTCTTGCTAAATTTATGCTTGATAAAATTACAAAGCGCATAGGTAAAAGGGTACACGGAATTCAAACGGAAGTGATGGACTTTTTTCAAGCGTATGATTGGCCCGGAAATGTTAGGCAGTTAGAAAATGTTATTGAATCTACTGTATATTTAACAAATACAGATATGATTAAACTAGATGATTTACCAGATCAATTAAAATCCGATATATTTTTAACAGGGAAAGGTACCGGCTTAAAAGAGATTGTGGCTGCAGCAGAAAAGCAAGCAATCGATCAAGCCTTAGACAAAGCAAACGGCGATAAAGTTAAGGCTGCAGCATTATTAAGAATTGGTAAATCTAGTTTTTATGAAAAGCTAAAAAAATACAATTATAAACATTCCGGAAATCTGGAATATAATCCAAAATGATGGAAAGATATCTAAAACAATCAAAAGAAAGGGCTTATCTTGAAAAGGCCACCTGTTTTAAACCTTGTTTTCCGAAAGTCTGGAACAAGGTTTTTTGATGTCTGTTTGATTTGGCGACACCTCGCGTTTTTATCTATTTTAATTGTTGGCACTAAATTTGCAAGGAGATTGTGGAAAGGGGAGTAAGCATGATGAAAACCATTTACACATCTTTTGCAGCAGCAGTAGAATCCATTAAAGACGGATCAACAATTATGGTTGGTGGCTTTGGGTTGGCAGGAATACCTGAGAATCTGCTTCTTGCGTTAGTAGATTCAGGGGTGAAGCATTTGACCGTAATATCAAATAACTGTGGTGTTGATGATTGGGGACTTGGACTGCTGTTAAAAAATAAGCAAATCGATAAGATGATAGGTTCATATGTAGGTGAAAACAAAGAATTTGAGAGGCAGGTTCTAGAAGGTTCTCTGGAGTTGGAATTAACACCTCAAGGTACACTCGCTGAGCGAATTCGTGCAGGCGGTGCAGGAATTCCAGCGTTTTACACACCAGCTGGGGTTGGAACTCCGATTGCAGAAGGTGGAGAAGTTCGCATATTTAATAACAAAGAATATTTACTGCAAACGGCATTAAAGGCAGATTTCAGTTTAGTTCGTGCAGCTGTTGGGGACCGTTATGGCAATCTTATTTACAATAAGACAGCACGTAACTTTAATCCAATGATGGCCGCTGCAGGGAATGTAACGATTGCAGAGGTAGAGCATTTACTGGAAACAGGAGCAATTGAACCAGATCATGTTCACACTCCAGGAATCTATGTGCAAGGTCTAATTGAAGGAGCACAAGAGAAACGAATTGAGCGTTTAACTACACGGCAAGAAGCTTAAAGGAATAGTAGGAGGTAATAATAGATGTTAAACCAATTGAATAAGGCATTAGTGCGAGAACGAATAGCAAAAAGAGCTGAGAAAGAAATTGTAAGCGGTTCCTATGTTAATTTAGGAATTGGGATGCCAACAATGGTCGCAAATTATATTCAAGACGGAAAGCAGGTTGTTCTGCAGTCAGAAAATGGATTGCTCGGAATTGGAAAATCACCATTAAAAGAAGAGGTTGATCCTGATTTAATTAATGCAGGTAAAGAAACCATAACAGCTCAAGAAGGTGCATCGTATTTCAGTAATGCGGAATCTTTTGCAATGATTCGAGGAGAACATTTGGATCTGGCTATTCTTGGTGGAATGGAAGTATCTGAAACTGGTGATTTAGCAAATTGGATGATTCCAGGGAAGATGATTAAAGGTATGGGTGGGGCGATGGATATCGTGCACGGGGCCAAGAAAATCGTTATAATTATGGATCATGTGAATAAGCATGGTGAATCGAAAATTTTAAAAAAATGCAGCCTGCCTTTAACCGGAGAACGAGTTGTAAATCGAATTATTACAGATCGTGCGGTTATCGAAGTGGAGGAAACAGGTCTTGTACTGTTAGAGGTAGCAGAAGGATGGACAGTTGAAGAAGTCGCAGCATGTACAGAGGCAGAGCTTAGAATTAGTAAGTTTTTACAAATAGGAACGTATTAATGAAGGGAGATTTTTTTCATGGTTGAAAACAAAGTGGTTTTTATAACTGGGGCAGCAAGCGGAATTGGATATGAAATTGGTGTGGAGTTTGCAAAGAATGGTGCAAAAGTTGCTTTATCGGATATAAATGCTGAAAAAGTAGAAGAGGTTTCGGAAAGCTTAAATAAGGAAGGCTACGATTGTATTGGACTGAAATGTGATGTTACCAATGAGGAAGAACTGCAGCAAGCACTGAACCAAACAGTTGAAAAATACGGCAGACTAGATGTGCTCATTAATAATGCTGGTTTGCAGTATGTAGCATCCATTGAAGATTTTCCCACTGAAAAGTTTGAGTTTATGACAAAGGTGATGCTTGTTGCTCCATTTATGGCAACAAAACATATTTTTCCGTTAATGAAAATGCAAGGATTCGGACGGATCATTAATATGGCTTCAATTAATGGGGTAATTGGTTTTGCAGGTAAGGCAGCATATAACAGTGCAAAGCATGGGCTTATTGGTTTAACAAAAGTGGCGGCATTAGAAGGAGCAGCAAGTGGGATTACCGTAAACGCCATGTGCCCTGGCTATGTGGATACCCCGCTTGTTCGAGGGCAATTTGAGGACTTAGCAAAAAATCGGAATATCCCGGTTGAAAAAGTATTGGAAGAGGTTTTATACCCATTGGTACCACAGAAGCGCCTTTTAGCTGTTCAGGAAATTGCAGATTATGTATTATTTTTAGCTAGTGATAAAGCAAAAGGAGTTACGGGTCAAGCGATTGTATTGGATGGAGGCTATACAGCGCAGTAATAAAAAAGAGGGTGAAGAGAAAAGGATGGGATCGGACAGGATCCAGCGATTCAGCAAGCGTTTAAGAAACCTGATTTAACATTAGATGAAATAGAATTAATTGAAGTAAAGGATGCTTTTGCACCACAATAATTAGCGGTAAAAAAGACGTTGGTATTAATTCGTGTTAAAGGAAATAAAAATGGGGAGCAATTGCATTGGGCCAAGCGGCACGGCGGGGGCGCACTCCCTTGCAAAAGAATTTAATAGGAAAAACATGAAATTGATTCACTTTGTATTGGCGGGAGTCAAGGTAATACCTTGATTATTGAAGCTATGCAGTAAAAGATGTATTAAATAAAAGGAGGGGTATGATGTTAGGTATACTTTTAGGGCTTGTTGTTTTAATGGTGCTTGCATACATGGGCTGGTCAATTATTTGGATTGCACCGATCGCAGCAGGGGTAGTTGCAATTACAGGGGGATTGGATTTATTAGATGCATACACGAACACATATATGAGTGGGTTTGTAAACTTTGCAAAGCTCTGGTTCCCTGTATTCATGCTCGGTGCGATTTTTGGGAAGTTGATGGAAGATACTGGAATGGCAAAGTCTGTGGCAATTGCATTAACAAAAGTAATTGGTACAAAACGAGCTATATTAGGCGTGCTCGTCTCCTGCGCGGTCTTAACTTATGGAGGGGTAAGTTTATTTGTTGTTGTGTTTGCAGTCTACCCGTTAGCACTAACATTGTTCAAAGAAGCAAATATTAGCAGACGGCTTATTCCGGGAACAGTTGCTTTAGGATCCTTTACGTTTACGATGACAGCAATCCCTGGTACTCCGCAAATTCAAAACTTAATTCCAACTCCATATTTTGAAACGAATGCAATGGCAGCACCAATCATGGGAATTACTGCAGCGATTATTATGGCTGTTGGCGGCTATTTCTATATGCGTTGGAGAGAGAGACAGCTTTATGCAAAAGGGGAATTTTATACAGAACCAAAAGATAATAAGATTGTGAATGTAGAGGGAGATACACCACATTTTATTTTATCCATTTTGCCATTAATAACCGTAGTTGTTACATTGAATATTTTGGAATGGGATATAGTAGTTGCCTTATTGTCTGGAATTATTTTGCTACTGATTTTAAATATCACGAAATTCAAAGGCTTCGTGAAAGCAATTAATAATGGTGCGGTAGGTTCTGTCACTGCGATTATTAACACGAGTGCTGCTGTTGGATTCGGTACAGTTGTTCAGGCTGTTCCGGGGTTTGAACGCCTTACATCACTATTGATGGGAATTAAGGGAAATCCACTTATTTCAGAAGCGGTTGCTGTAAATATCCTTGCTGGTGCCACCGGATCGGCATCAGGGGGGATGGGAATTGCCTTAGAAGCATTAGGATCGAGATATTATGATATTGCAATCAATTCGGGAATTGACCCAGAGGCATTTCATCGAATTGCTTCCCTATCATCTGGTGGACTTGATGCAATGCCACATAATGGTGCTGTGTTAACATTGCTTACGATTACAGGGATGACGCATAAAGATAGTTATAAGGATATATTTATTGTTGCTGTCGTTATTCCAATTCTAGCAATTGTTGTAGCGATTTTATTAGCATCAGTTGGTATCTACTAAATAAAATAAAATGAAAAAAAGACAAGGCAAGCAATTCTTGCTCCTTGTCTTTTAATTATTAATTCGGTTCATAAATATCCCAAGCAGTTTTCAATGACGCAGTAATATAGTCTGCAACTTCCTCTACCGGTAAATCGTCTGTCACAACTCTTGAATGGTGTTCTTTATAAATCGGTTGTCTGTTTTCAAATAATTCTTTGATTTGCTCGATGTTTTTCCCTTGTAGAACAGGTCTACTATCAATCAGCAGACTTATGCGCTCTTTCCATGACTCCCATGATAAATCAAGGAAAAAGATAATACACTCGGATAAGCACGCTTTTCGTACTTCATCTTGTAAAAAAGCTCCGCCCCCGACAGAGATGATTTTTAACTTTTGTTTACAGGAATCGATAATTAATTCTTTTTCTGTTTGTCGAAAAATGCTCTCTCCATATTCTTTAAAAATATCAGAAGGTGGCATATTAAATTTCTTTTCAATTTCTTCATCAATATCGATAAAATCACGATATAATTTCTTTGCAACAGCTTTGCCAATCGTTGTTTTTCCTACTCCCATAAAACCAATAAGCACAATGCTCTGTTCCCGCAGCGGCACATCCTTCATTTGTATCCCCCTATTATAAGCTATATAGTCTTCGTAACATAAACATTTGGAAATTAGAATTCAAAATGATGCTTAAGCTTGCTCGTTCAACCGAATTGCTTTTCTTGCTAAACGATCTGCATGACCGTTCTGTTTTTCTGGAATCCATTTGATAAAAAAGTAAGGAAATCCTTGTGACGCCTCTCTTATTCTATCAAGCAGAGGTAGAAAGGTTTTATTTTTGGTAAAGTCCTTCTCAATTACATCGACAACTACTTTCGAATCAGATCGAAAGGAAACAATTTCATTTGGAAAGGATTGCTGGCATATTTCTAGCGCTTTAATAATCGCGTGGAATTCAGCCTCGTGATTGGATAAATACCCTAATGGAAATGTATATTCATAAGCGTTGCTGCCGTATTTTATATAAATCCCAGCACCACTTAATCCAGGATTTCCACTTGCTGCACCATCTGTATATACTTCTATCACCTATGTAACACTCCTATTTTAAATGCTGCAATCTATTTCATTAAGTATAAAACATCTCATAATTTATGTGAATTGTTTTTCTTAATTTGTTTTGTTCCGAAAAATATAAAAATTTATTATTATTTATCTCTTGCAATATTAATAAATATTCAGTATATTATAAGAACATAATAGAGTCCGTTTAACTGATAGCTGAAGGGGGATGCCGTTTGTCAGAAATTGTATTGGAGATAAAGAACTTAAGCACCCACTTTTTCACAGACAGTGGTGAAATACCAGCAGTTGATCAAGTAAGTTTGCATGTACATAAAGGAGAAGTCGTTGGAATTGTAGGCGAGTCAGGCTGTGGAAAAAGTGTCACCTCCTTATCCATCATGCAGCTCGTTCCCAATCCTCCTGGGAAAATAGTCAACGGAGAAATTAATTTTAAAGGTGAAAACCTTACGTTTGCCTCCGAAAAACGAATGAAGAAATTGCGTGGCAATGAAATA
This region of Oceanobacillus sp. FSL K6-2867 genomic DNA includes:
- a CDS encoding sigma 54-interacting transcriptional regulator; translation: MLLHNAYREEIIEAVFEKTNFCFVVVDEHGLVTYLNENYCRFIEVQLKDVLGKHVTEVIENTRMHIVAQTGKEEIADLQYIKGNHMIANRIPIFSEGRIVGAVGTVLYRDTKEWMKMNAHIKDLLLQIENYRKKLSNQNGAAYALHDIVASSIKMEKIKEKIKKVSSRDVSVLLKGESGTGKEMFAHSVHHLSERSTKPFIKINCAAIPEELLESELFGYAGGAFTGAKKDGKLGKFQLADGGTLFLDEIGDMSLNAQVKILRVLQEGEVEVLGSETTQKVDVRIIAATNQNLEQLIEENRFRADLFYRINVVPIEIPPLRERPEDIRVLAKFMLDKITKRIGKRVHGIQTEVMDFFQAYDWPGNVRQLENVIESTVYLTNTDMIKLDDLPDQLKSDIFLTGKGTGLKEIVAAAEKQAIDQALDKANGDKVKAAALLRIGKSSFYEKLKKYNYKHSGNLEYNPK
- a CDS encoding CoA transferase subunit A, which encodes MKTIYTSFAAAVESIKDGSTIMVGGFGLAGIPENLLLALVDSGVKHLTVISNNCGVDDWGLGLLLKNKQIDKMIGSYVGENKEFERQVLEGSLELELTPQGTLAERIRAGGAGIPAFYTPAGVGTPIAEGGEVRIFNNKEYLLQTALKADFSLVRAAVGDRYGNLIYNKTARNFNPMMAAAGNVTIAEVEHLLETGAIEPDHVHTPGIYVQGLIEGAQEKRIERLTTRQEA
- a CDS encoding 3-oxoacid CoA-transferase subunit B, whose translation is MLNQLNKALVRERIAKRAEKEIVSGSYVNLGIGMPTMVANYIQDGKQVVLQSENGLLGIGKSPLKEEVDPDLINAGKETITAQEGASYFSNAESFAMIRGEHLDLAILGGMEVSETGDLANWMIPGKMIKGMGGAMDIVHGAKKIVIIMDHVNKHGESKILKKCSLPLTGERVVNRIITDRAVIEVEETGLVLLEVAEGWTVEEVAACTEAELRISKFLQIGTY
- a CDS encoding 3-hydroxybutyrate dehydrogenase, which gives rise to MVENKVVFITGAASGIGYEIGVEFAKNGAKVALSDINAEKVEEVSESLNKEGYDCIGLKCDVTNEEELQQALNQTVEKYGRLDVLINNAGLQYVASIEDFPTEKFEFMTKVMLVAPFMATKHIFPLMKMQGFGRIINMASINGVIGFAGKAAYNSAKHGLIGLTKVAALEGAASGITVNAMCPGYVDTPLVRGQFEDLAKNRNIPVEKVLEEVLYPLVPQKRLLAVQEIADYVLFLASDKAKGVTGQAIVLDGGYTAQ
- a CDS encoding GntP family permease; the encoded protein is MLGILLGLVVLMVLAYMGWSIIWIAPIAAGVVAITGGLDLLDAYTNTYMSGFVNFAKLWFPVFMLGAIFGKLMEDTGMAKSVAIALTKVIGTKRAILGVLVSCAVLTYGGVSLFVVVFAVYPLALTLFKEANISRRLIPGTVALGSFTFTMTAIPGTPQIQNLIPTPYFETNAMAAPIMGITAAIIMAVGGYFYMRWRERQLYAKGEFYTEPKDNKIVNVEGDTPHFILSILPLITVVVTLNILEWDIVVALLSGIILLLILNITKFKGFVKAINNGAVGSVTAIINTSAAVGFGTVVQAVPGFERLTSLLMGIKGNPLISEAVAVNILAGATGSASGGMGIALEALGSRYYDIAINSGIDPEAFHRIASLSSGGLDAMPHNGAVLTLLTITGMTHKDSYKDIFIVAVVIPILAIVVAILLASVGIY
- a CDS encoding shikimate kinase: MKDVPLREQSIVLIGFMGVGKTTIGKAVAKKLYRDFIDIDEEIEKKFNMPPSDIFKEYGESIFRQTEKELIIDSCKQKLKIISVGGGAFLQDEVRKACLSECIIFFLDLSWESWKERISLLIDSRPVLQGKNIEQIKELFENRQPIYKEHHSRVVTDDLPVEEVADYITASLKTAWDIYEPN
- a CDS encoding reverse transcriptase-like protein, encoding MIEVYTDGAASGNPGLSGAGIYIKYGSNAYEYTFPLGYLSNHEAEFHAIIKALEICQQSFPNEIVSFRSDSKVVVDVIEKDFTKNKTFLPLLDRIREASQGFPYFFIKWIPEKQNGHADRLARKAIRLNEQA